A window of Vulpes lagopus strain Blue_001 chromosome 21, ASM1834538v1, whole genome shotgun sequence contains these coding sequences:
- the PEX26 gene encoding peroxisome assembly protein 26 isoform X1, with amino-acid sequence MRSDSASPAAALGGLWGPPRSSEAARAAPAPAPAPAPAPAPPAAAALLEDAADLLVVHLDFRAALRTCERAWRSLAGDQAAASLEVKGSLCVVGIQALAEMNRWREVLSWVLQYYQVPEKLPPKVLELCVLLYSKMQEPGAVLEVVSAWLRDPDNQGLPEYRALAELHLQRVLLPLGYLSEAEELVVGSAAFSEEERLDVLQDIRKAKQQQKHQHLGSEEAQKLNQEGSFSHKFLSLMMLFRRLWDSIVSHFFSMPFKKSLLAALILCLLVVRFDPASPSSLPFLYKLAQLFHRIQEGMFSLYRLPVHD; translated from the exons ATGAGGAGTGACTCCGCGAGCCCTGCGGCCGCCCTCGGCGGGCTGTGGGGGCCGCCGAGGAGCAGCGAGGCCGCgcgcgccgccccggccccggccccggccccggccccggccccggccccgcccgccgccgccgccctgctGGAGGACGCCGCAGACCTCCTGGTGGTGCACCTGGACTTCCGCGCCGCGCTGCGCACCTGCGAGCGCGCCTGGCGGAGCTTGGCCGGCGACCAGGCGGCAGC CTCCTTGGAGGTGAAAGGCTCCCTTTGTGTTGTGGGGATCCAGGCCCTGGCAGAAATGAATCGGTGGCGGGAAGTCCTGTCCTGGGTTCTTCAGTATTACCAGGTCCCTGAAAAGCTACCCCCCAAAGTCCTGGAACTATG TGTTCTTTTATACAGCAAAATGCAGGAGCCTGGAGCTGTGCTGGAAGTGGTCAGTGCCTGGCTGCGAGACCCAGACAATCAAGGCCTTCCAGAATACAGAGCCTTGGCAGAACTTCACCTGCAGCGGGTGCTCCTGCCTCTCGGCTACTTATCAGAGGCTGAGGAGCTAGTGGTGGGCTCTGCAGCCTTCAGTGAGGAAGAGCGGTTGGATGTACTTCAGGACATTAGGAAGGCAAAGCAACAGCAGAAACACCAACACTTGGGCTCTGAGGAGGCCCAGAAGTTGAACCAGGAAG GCTCCTTCTCCCACAAGTTCCTGTCACTAATGATGTTGTTTCGCCGGCTTTGGGATTCTATAGTGAGCCACTTCTTTTCCATGCCCTTCAAAAAGAGCCTCCTGGCTGCCTTGATCCTCTGCCTCTTGGTGGTGAGGTTTGATCCAG cttctccttcttccttgccCTTCCTCTACAAGCTGGCTCAGCTCTTCCATCGGATTCAGGAGGGCATGTTTTCTCTCTACCGGCTTCCTGTCCACGACTGA
- the PEX26 gene encoding peroxisome assembly protein 26 isoform X2, which translates to MRSDSASPAAALGGLWGPPRSSEAARAAPAPAPAPAPAPAPPAAAALLEDAADLLVVHLDFRAALRTCERAWRSLAGDQAAASLEVKGSLCVVGIQALAEMNRWREVLSWVLQYYQVPEKLPPKVLELCVLLYSKMQEPGAVLEVVSAWLRDPDNQGLPEYRALAELHLQRVLLPLGYLSEAEELVVGSAAFSEEERLDVLQDIRKAKQQQKHQHLGSEEAQKLNQEGSFSHKFLSLMMLFRRLWDSIVSHFFSMPFKKSLLAALILCLLVVRFDPGGTIGPQ; encoded by the exons ATGAGGAGTGACTCCGCGAGCCCTGCGGCCGCCCTCGGCGGGCTGTGGGGGCCGCCGAGGAGCAGCGAGGCCGCgcgcgccgccccggccccggccccggccccggccccggccccggccccgcccgccgccgccgccctgctGGAGGACGCCGCAGACCTCCTGGTGGTGCACCTGGACTTCCGCGCCGCGCTGCGCACCTGCGAGCGCGCCTGGCGGAGCTTGGCCGGCGACCAGGCGGCAGC CTCCTTGGAGGTGAAAGGCTCCCTTTGTGTTGTGGGGATCCAGGCCCTGGCAGAAATGAATCGGTGGCGGGAAGTCCTGTCCTGGGTTCTTCAGTATTACCAGGTCCCTGAAAAGCTACCCCCCAAAGTCCTGGAACTATG TGTTCTTTTATACAGCAAAATGCAGGAGCCTGGAGCTGTGCTGGAAGTGGTCAGTGCCTGGCTGCGAGACCCAGACAATCAAGGCCTTCCAGAATACAGAGCCTTGGCAGAACTTCACCTGCAGCGGGTGCTCCTGCCTCTCGGCTACTTATCAGAGGCTGAGGAGCTAGTGGTGGGCTCTGCAGCCTTCAGTGAGGAAGAGCGGTTGGATGTACTTCAGGACATTAGGAAGGCAAAGCAACAGCAGAAACACCAACACTTGGGCTCTGAGGAGGCCCAGAAGTTGAACCAGGAAG GCTCCTTCTCCCACAAGTTCCTGTCACTAATGATGTTGTTTCGCCGGCTTTGGGATTCTATAGTGAGCCACTTCTTTTCCATGCCCTTCAAAAAGAGCCTCCTGGCTGCCTTGATCCTCTGCCTCTTGGTGGTGAGGTTTGATCCAG GAGGGACTATTGGACCTCAGTGA